CAGGAAGTGCAGGTAGACGCCCGGACCGTCAATGACGTGAAGGTATCGCCGGACGGCGAGGTAGCGGTGATCGGCCGCGAGGGGGCGTCGAACCGGCGGAACGGCATCGTCGTGTTGGGGGCCGGCAATCCGCGCGAAGGGGTCCCGGTGCTCTCGGAGTTCACGGATCAGCTTACCGGCGGCGTACACAACGTCTTCGTCGATGGAGACCACGTCTACGCCCTGAGCGCCGGTCGCCGCTATGACGTGATCAGCATCGAGGATCCGCGCGAGCCGCAACGGGTCGGCCGTTTCGAGCTCGACACGCCGGGCCACGCCGTCCATGACGTCTGGATTCAGGACGGCATTGCCTTCTCGTCCAACTGGGCCGACGGCGTGGTGGCGGTCGACGTCGGTGGCGGCGGCCGCGGCGGAACGCCGGAGCGCCCCGTCGAGCTGGGACGCTACGCCTATCCGAACGGCTGGAACCATGCGGCGTTTCCTTACCGCAGCCAGTCGACCGGCGCGTTCTACCTCTTTGCCGGTGACGAGGCATATCCCTACGGCGGCCTCGGCACGGACGACGACGGTTCGGACGACGAGCCGTTCCGGACCGCCGGGTGGATCCACGTCATCGAATGGAGCGACTGGGACAACCCCCGCGAAGTGGCGCGCTACCAGGTGCCGGAGGCAGGCACGCACAACATCTGGGTGGAGGACGACCTGATGTACGTCGGCTTCTACTATCCCGGAGGCCTGCGGGTCGTCGACGTCTCCGGTGAGTTGATGGGCGACCTCTACCGGCAGGGACGCGAGGTGGCGCGGTTCGTGCCGTTCGATCACGAGGGCTTCACGCCGAACGCGCCGTTCGTCTGGGGACCGCAGCCCTACAAGGGGCACGTCTTCTTCACCGACTACAACAGCGGACTCTGGGCGGTCCGGCTTATGGAGAAGACCGGTCCCGCGCCGGTGATCGGCGAACCGCAGTAATCCGGCGGGACAGATGACGCTGCGCTCGACGCGGATCGCTCTGCTGCTGGGGCTGGCCGCCATCGGCGCGGTGGCCGCCGCGACGCCACCCGACCCGCCGACACGCAGCTACTGGGTCTACGTCTGCGCCGAATCGGAGGACGAGGTGGCGCTGGTCCGCTACGGCCCGGAGGGCGCCGCAGTGGAGAAGACCATCCGGGTCGGCAGCTTCCCGAACGAGATCGAGGGGCCGCACGGCATCACCGTCGATCCCGACGGCCGGCACTGGTACGTCTCCCTGGCGCACGGCGTCCCGTTCGGCAGCGTCCACAAGTATGAGACCGGGACCGACGACTGGGTGGGGGACGTCACCCTTGGCCTCTATCCCGCGACGATGGATGTCTCGCCGGCGACCGGTCTGCTCTGGGTGGTCAATTTCAACCTCCATGGCGGCATGCAGCCGAGCAGCGTTTCGGCCGTCGAAACGGAGACCATGGCGGAAGTCGCGCGTATCGACAGCGGCGTCATGCCGCACGGTTCGCGCGTCAGCCGGGACGGCACGCGGCACTATTCCGTGAACATGATGGGCGCGGAGCTGGTCGAGATGGATGCGCTCCACTTCGAGGTCGCCCGCCGCCTCCCGCTCGGGGACGGGGTGCAGCCTACCTGGGTCACGAGGCCCACGCCCGATAACGTCGTCTACGTGACCGGCAACAACGTCGCGAAGATCTTCGAAGTCGATCTCGACGCGTGGACCATCACGCGTACCTTCGAGACGGGCCGTGGTCCCTACAACCTGGCTCTCACTCCGGACGACGCCACCCTGGTCGCGACCTACAAGACGGGCGACGCCGTCGCGTTCTGGGATCTGGCGTCGGGCGTCGAGCGGGCACGAATGACCACGTCCCGCACCATCCCGCACGGGGTGGTCATTACACCGGACGGCGCCTACGCCTTCGTCACCGTGGAGGGTGTGGGCAGCGACCCCGGCACGGTCGAGATCTACGACGTCGCCGCCGCGGAACGGGTGGCCGCCGTCGACATCGGCAAGCAGGCGGGCGGTCTCGCGTTCTGGAAGATGAACTGACGCGCCGGTGCGCCCCGCTTCGCGCCGCAGCCCGGTGCGCCGGCCTCCAGGCCGGCAATAGGCTAGTGTTCCAGCACGTTGCCGGCTAGTACCGGAACAGGTACGAGATCTTGCCGAAGACCGCGCGGTTCGTGCGCTGGAGGGCAGTGGTGGGGAAGAGGATGCTGTCGATCCGCGAGCCGCGCTGGAAGCGGTCGTCATAGCCGGCGAAAACCACCGTGCCCGCGTTGATCCGGTAGGTGAACAGGATGTTGTTGCCGACCGTCACCGACTGCGTGTTGTGCTCGGCGATGTGTCGCAACAGCAGCCGCTCGGTGAACTGGTAGGTCGTGCGCGTCCGGAAGATCTTGACGTTGAAGACGTCGACACCGTCGAGAGGGTTCGTGAAATCGCTCGAGATCATGGTGAACTCGGTCCGCAGGCGGGTCGTCGGCTGATAGCGGACGTTGACGTTTCCGATGGTCGAGCGTCCGAGGTACGGGCTGTCGGAGTAGAGGATGCCGTCACCCCAGTTGTAGCCGCCGTACAGCGAAACGGTGCGCGAACTGATGACGCCGAAGAAGCCGAAGCCCGTCTTGCGGAAGTCGACTTCCCCGTAGCGCTCCAGATCGCGGCTGACGAATCCGGTTATCGCCATGTTGTTGCGGAACGAGAAGTTGGCCATTCCCTGGAGTTGTTCGTCCTGCAATACGCCCGCGTGGTCGTAGAGGCGCAGGTAGGTGACCGAGGGCCCCCAGGTCATCAGGGTCGACTCGGGCCACCACTGGTACCCCACGGTCCCGCTCGTCTGGCGCAGGTCGACGCGCGGGAGGAAGCCCGATCCGGTCGCGAAGTCCCGGTCGATGCTGCTGTGGGAGATGTTGTAGCTGAGGTTACGTCACTCCTTCGAAAAGTCCGCCTCGAACGCCCGGCCGGATCCGAACACCTTCGCCTCGCCGTCCTCTCCCGTGAGCAGACCCAGGGTGGTGTCGCGGGTTTCCGACGCCGCCGCAAGAAAGCTGACGCTGTGGGTGCGACCCAGGCGGAAGCGGCCGTCGACGCCGCCCACACGGTTGTATTCGTCGCCGAACTCGCGCGCCGTCGCGATGGCGCCGAGATACGACTCCGCATAGAAGTCGTAGCGGGCGCGGCCGAGTAATGTCTGCGCCGTCTCTCCGCACCGCGCGGCGTCCGGCCCGTCGAGGCACCCTGCCTTCTCGTCGTCGGCCACGACGACGCCAATCGTGGTCTGGCCCACCTTTCCGGTCAGCTTCCCGCCGAACCGGGGATCGACGATCGTGCGGGTATGCACGAGCGTGAGCGGCGTCGCCGTCTGGAAGATCTCCTGTCCCTCGAGGAAGAACGGGCGCTGCTCCGGATAGAAGAGGTCAAAGCGCTGATTCGTCTCGATCTGCGGCCGGTCCGACTCGATCTGCGAGAAGTCGGGGTTGTAGGTGATGTCGGCGGTCAGGTTGGGAGTGAGGCCGTACTTGACGCCGAGTCCGAGGTCGCCGAGAGGATCGTTCGTGTTGAAGGCGCCGGTCGTCGTGTCGAGCGAACCGAATCCCAGGCCGGTCAGCTCCGGCAGGAACTCCAGGTTCCGGCTCCGCGACAGGTCCGTCATGCCCGTGAGCAGGCCGAACTGGGTGAGCTGGCCGGCCACGCCGCGCGAGATGGGCGCCCACGACTGCGCCTCCGACTTGTCCCGGATGATGCGAGTGATCTGAAAACCCCAGCGATGGTCCTGACCCGACGGGCGGGACGGGTAACGCAGGCTCTTGAACGGGATACGCATCTCGGCGGTCCAGCCGTCGGCGACGATCTGGCCCCCGGTGTCGAAGAGCGCGTTCCAGGAGTCGTCGCCGCGGATGCCGAACTGGCCCGAGCGGCTCATTCCGCTCCCGCTTCTCCTCCGTGATCCGCCGCTGCCCCGCAGGACGGAAGAACTGGCGCTGGACCTCGAGAAACCGGTGCTGCCATCCGCGTTGACCAGGGAATCCGCCTGCACGCCGTAGCCGTTCACTTCGAACTGGTAGGCGCGCTGCTGATCCAGGAAGGGGTCGAAGAGCACCGACATCCGATCGTCGCCCCTGATCTCCTCGCGGTCCGAGCGGTTGACGCGCATGACTCCCGGGTCGGTGTAGTGGGCGTAGAAGGCGAAGTAGATGTGGTCGCTGTCGTAGGCGATCCATACCTCGGTCTGTTCCGAGCCCGGAGCACCTTCCACCGGTGCAATCTGGATGAAGTCCGTGAGGTGCGTCGCGGTTTCCCAGACCGCGTCGTCGAGCCGGCCGTCGATGCGCGGCGGCGTGGAGATCCGCGCGACCGTGGCCGTCGGGCGCTCCCGGCCGGTCGGGATGAACCCGCCGCCGCCCGGCCCGCCGGGCCGCCCCCGCTGTGACGCCACGCTCCCGGCGCCAGGTTCCCCGAAGGCCAGTGCGCCCGTGACGGCGCGCTCGGGCTGCGCCCCCGGTGCCGCGGAGTCGGGGCCGGGCCCGGTTCCTGCGGGGGAGATATCGGGCGGGGGCTCCACGGGAAGGAGGCCGGATGGAGCTTCCGAGTCAGCGAGTCGGGAAGGCGGAGCGGCCATTCCGCCCGACAGGTGCGTCACGAGCGCCCCTGCAACGTTGTCCTGTACGTCGAACAGCTCGTCGAGCGCACCGTCGGTCCGCGTGGCGAAGGCGACCGCGCCGGTTGCGACGTTCACGAGTCGGGCCGTGACCCGCAGCCGATTTCCCATGCGCTGCAGGGAGCCGTCGACGAGCCACGCGACTCCACGTTGCCGCCATTCGGCGAGCCCGGCCGCGGCGCCCCTCGCGCCGTTCCCGTTGCCATTGCCAGTCCGGTTCCGGTTTCCTGCGCGGGCCGGGTCACGGAAGTCCCGATCCACCACCGTCAGTCCAGCGGCCCGGAGGTCGGCAACGATCGTCGCCGCGAGGCCGTCGCCGATCCAACCGTCGGCCGGCTGCCGGCTGAGGTTGGTGAATGGGTTTACGGCTACCTTGGCGGACGGTTGTGCCGCTGCGGGAAGCGCCGGCCCGACGGCCGCCGTGAAGGCAAGAACCGCCGCAACGACGCCCTGGCGGGCGCAAAGGAGCATGTGACCGCCAAGTCTATCTGGATCCGCGGAGGTGGAAGACGGTCTCCGCCAGCTCGTGCAGGAGTGCTTCGAGGCGCGCGACCGGCAGCCCGACCACGTTCGTGTAGGACCCCTCGATCCGTTCCACGAACCGCGACCCGAGACCCTGCGCGGCGTACGCCCCTGCCTTGTCATCCCCCTCCCCGGTCGCCACATACCAGGCGATCCGATCGGGGTCCAGGGGAACGAACGACACGCACGTCGTCTCCACCGCCTCAACGGTCTGCCCGCCCGCGATCACCGCGAGGCCGGTCAGCACCTCGTGGGTTCGCCCCGCGAGCCGGCCCAGCATCACGGCGGACTCGCGGCGGTCGGCCGGTTTTCCGAGCACGTCGCCGTCGACGACGACAATCGTGTCCGCGGCCACCACAGCCTTCCCATCCGCCTCCGCCAGGGCGCCGGAGACCACCGTCGCGGCCTTGGCCCGCGCCAGCCGGAGCACGTAGTCCCGAGGCGATTCACCCGGCAGACGGCGCTCGTCGACATCGGCCGGGATGACGTCGAAGTCGTACCCCGCTTCGCGCAACAGGTGGGATCGGCGGGGCGAGCGGGACGCCAGCACGAGGCGCACGGCGCGATGATACACTCGCGACCGATGGTCCCCGTGCAGCATCAGGCGGCACGTACGCTTGGGGTTCTGCTTCGCCGGCAGCCCCTGACGGAGGCGAAACTGCGCTTCGCCTGGCGGGCCGCGGTGGGGGATCGGATCGACCGCGCAACGACCGTCCGCCTCAGTCCCGGCGGCACGCTGACAGTCCGCGCCGACGAAGACGGCTGGGGTCGCGCCATTCGCGCCGCCCGCCGCCTGATCGCCGCGCGACTGCGCGACATCCTGGGCCCGGGACACGTCAAGCGGATCACCGTCAAGACCGAAGGAGACGCGCATGCATTCCGCCGTCATCACCAGCGCCGTCCGGCTGCCGACCGGCAAGTTCCTCGGAGCGCTTAGCCAGCTTCCCGCTACGGATCTGGGCGCACGGGTCATCCGCGAAAGCGTCCGGCGGGCCGCCATCGACCCGGATGTCGTCGACGAGTGCATCATGGGCAACGTCGTCTCGGCCGGCCTCGGTCAGGCGCCGGCCCGGCAGGCGGCGCTCGACGCCGGCCTGCCCGACCACGTAGGCGCCCTCACCATCAACAAGGTGTGCGGATCGGGTCTGAAGGCGGTGATGCTCGCGGCGCAGGGAATCGCCACCGGGGACATCGAGGTGGCGGTCGCGGGCGGCATGGAATCGATGAGCAACTGCCCCTACGTCCTGCCGAACGCACGGAGCGGGATGCGGATGGGGAACGGCCAGGTCCTCGACTCGATGATGCACGACGGGCTCTGGTGCGCCGTCGAGAACTGGTCGATGGGCGAGGCGGCCGAGGCCGTCGTCGAACGGTACGGGGTGACACGCGAGGACCAGGACGGCTTCGCGGCGGCAAGTCACCAGAAAGCCGCCGCCGCGATCCGCGACTGCCATTTCAGGGATGAAATCCTCCCGGTCGAGATTCCCCAGCGGAAGGGCGATCCGATCCGCCTGGAGTACGACGAGGGGGTCCGGCCCGACTCCACGGCCGAAGCGCTGGCGAGGCTTCGCCCCGCGTTCGTGAAGGACGGCACGGTGACCGCCGGCAACGCGCCGGGCGTCAACGACGGCGCCGCCGCCGTTGTCGTGATGTCCGAGGCGAAGGCGGAAGCGCTGGGCCAGACGCCGATGGCGCGCATCGTCGGGCAGGCCGTGAGCGGCCGGCCGGCGAAGTGGCTCCTGATGACGCCGGTCGAAGCCGTCCAGAAGCTGCTCGCGAAGGTGGACTGGTCGCTCGACGATGTCGACCTGATCGAATTGAACGAGGCGTTTTCCGCCCAGGCGCTCGCCGTCATCCGCGAGCTGGGGGCCGACCCCGCGAAGGTGAACGTCAACGGCGGCGCCGTCGCGCTGGGCCATCCCATCGGCGCCAGCGGCGCGCGCATCCTGACGACGCTCCTGTACGCCCTCCGGCAGCGGAACCTGCGGCGCGGCGTCGCCACGCTCTGCCTCGGCGGCGGCAATGGCGTCGCTCTCGCCATCGAACGGCTGAACTAGCGCGCCTGGGCGGGGACCATCCTGCCATCCGACCCGCGCGCCTGGGCCGCCGCGCCGAATTAGAATGAACCGGACGCCACGGTTCGCGGGACAGGGAGGCGGGCATGAAGCGATGGACGCGGGCGGCGGTTGTTCTGGCCCTGGTCGACTTCGTTCCGGCGTGGCCCGGAGTCGCCTGCGGCGGCCAGGCACTGCCCGACGACATCCACGACGAGTCGCGCAGCCGCCTTCCGACGATAGATCGCACCGAGCTGGATGCCGAGCGCCGGCGGGCGTACGACGCGGCGGTCGCCGGTGAGTCTGGCGCGCCTGCCGGCGCCGCGGCCCTGCGCCTGCACGGTTCGGGCGCGGACCTCCGGTTCGATGCGCCGATGGGACGCCGGCTGACCGAGCTGGCCATCCTGACGACGGCGCGCGAGTACGATCAACCGTACGAGTGGGCGCTGCACGAGCTCGAGGCGCTCGCGGTCGGACTGGACGCCGAGATCATCGACATCGTTCGGCACCGCAAGCCCTTCACCGAACTGGCGGCCCGTGAAGCGATCATCATCGAACTGGGCCGGGAGCTTCTCGGCACCCGTCGGCTCCGGGCCGACACCTACGCGCGAGCACTGGCGCTTCTGGGCAAGACCAACCTGGTCGACGTCGTCGACGTGATGGGCCGGTACGCCAGCACAGCGGCCACCCTCACCGCGTTCAACCAGCGGATGCCGTCCGGCTGGAGGCAGTCGCTCCCGCTGCCATTCACCCACCCCGAGGACATCCACCCCGATTCCCGAAGCCGCCTGCCGCTGCGGAGTCCGGAGAGCCGGACGTCGGTGTCGGTGCTCTACGGCCGCATGCTGTCGCCCTCCGGCATTGGTCCCGGCGTTATCCGCGGTTACGGGGACGGCCAGGCATCGCTGGAAGCCCGGGTCGGGCGACGGCTGATGCAGCTGGCGATACTGGTGACGGCGCGCACCCACGACTCCCAGTACGACTGGACGATGAACGAGCCGAGGGCCGCCGAGGCGGGCGTCGAGCCGGAGTTGATGGACATCGTCCGCCACCACCGGCCACTGGCCGGCGTCGACGCGGAGGACGCGGCGTTGATCGCGTTCGGACGCGAGTTGTTCAACGATCACAACGTCAGCGCGGAGACCTACGCGCGGGCGGAGCAGGCGTTCGGGGTGCGGGATCTGGTGGACATCGTCGGTCTCATGGGCTCCCACGCGGCGGACGCCGCCGTACTGGCGGCCTTCGACCAGCATCTGCCGGAAGGAGTGGAGCCGCTGCTGCCGCTCGACTAGCGGCGCCGCGTCGGTACGAGATGATTCTTCGGAGCCGGGTTCGGCTCTCTCGGGAGGTTGGCATGAAGGTCAGACGTTCGGTTCTCCTGGCAGCGTCTCTGGTGATCCTCTTCGGCGCGTTCGGCCATGCGCAGGAGGACGCGCCGATCGGCGTCCCGGTGCCGCCGCTGGGCGACGGCCCGTGGGTGATCGATACCGCGGAGCAACACAAGATCCGGGTCAACCTGGTGGCCAGGGGGCTGGAGAATCCCTGGGCTATCGCATTTATGCCGGACGGCGCCATGCTGCTCACCGAACGGTCGGGCCGGCTGCGCATCGTTCGCGACGGGGAGCTCGACCCGCAGTCCATCTCCGGCGTGCCGGAGGTCCGGACCGATGGCAATGGCGGCCTGATGGACGTGGCCGTCCATCCCGACTTCGCCGACAACGGTCTCGTCTATCTCACCTACACCAAGGGGCACGACGACGGCCGCGGCTCGCCGGCCCTCGCGCGGGGGAGGCTGGAAGGGTATGAGCTCCATGACGTCAGGGACCTGGTCGTCACCGAACCCTTCCATACCAATTCGGGACTCAACGGACGCGTCGCCTTCGGCCGCGACGGGAAGGTCTACATGTCCACCGGCGGCCGGATCCGGTCGCCGGCCGGCGATCTGCTCAACGCCCCGCAGGATCCCATGAGCCTGCGCGGCAAGGTGCTGCGCCTCAACGATGACGGCTCGGCGCCGGACGACAACCCGTTCGTGAACGAGCCGGGGCACCGGCCGGAGATTTACACGATTGGGCATCGCAACACGCTCGGCCTCATGCTGCACCCCGAGACCGGCGACATCTGGCAGCACGAGAACGGGCCCAACGGCGGCGACGAACTGAACGTTCTCCTCTCCGGGCGCAACTACGGCTGGCCCCTGATGAGCTTCGGACGCCTCTATCCCGGCGCGCGGGTGTCACCGCATCCGACGCGCGACGGCTACGAGTCGCCAATCATCGTCTGGCTGCCCGCCATCGCGGCGGCCGGCATGGCGGTCTATACCGGCGATCAATTCCCGGCGTGGAAGGGCAACCTGTTCGTCGGAGCTCTCCAGCAGGGCGGAATACCGGGGACCGGCCATCTGCAGCGCATCGTGTTCAACGAGCACCTCGAGGAGTTGCGGCGCGAGTCTATGCTGACCGAGCTGCGGCAGCGCGTTCGGGAGGTGCGCGAAGGCCCCGACGGGCTGCTCTACGTGCTGACGGACCACGACGACGACGGCACGCTTCTGCGTATCGAGCCGACCTCGTGAGGACGTCCGGGCTGACGCGACGACCGGCAGATTGCACCCACCCGCGCGGGTGGTGGCGCCGCCGTGACCGTTGACGGGTTCGCAGCCGGGGCGATATCCTAGTCCCATGCCGAGTACCGCACTGAAAGTCGTCCTGACCACCGGCGTGCTCTGCGCCGCGTTCGCGGGACTGCTCTGGACCACGATGCAGGAGGGCGCGCAGTTCTACCTGGAGGTGGAAGAAGTGCTCGCCGAGCCTGCCGAGTGGGAAGGGAAACCGCTTCAGGTGCATGGCTACGCCGCCAACGTGATGCGCCGTCCGGACAGCCTTGACTGGCGTTTCGAGATCACCGACAGCGTCGAGAACCGGACGATGACGATGAACGCCGTCTACTCCGGAATCGTTCCCGACACGTTCGACAACCACGCCGAAGTCGTGGCGACGGGGCGGCTCGTGGGCGACACGTTCCACATCGATCCCGACGGCATCATGGCCAAGTGTCCGTCGAAGTACGAGGAACAACCTTCCGTCGGCGAGGCGGCGGGTGGCTACGTGTCGGGCACCGGAACCGCCGGCGCCGGCAACTGACAATCGGCTCCTGACACCACGGCCCGGGGGCCGTCCTAGCCATGGCGACACTCGGAACCTACACGCTTCTGGCCGCCTTCGTCGCCTGCGCGTACGCTGCCGCCGCCGCCGTCGCGGGTCATCGCCGGCGCAACGCGCGCCTGCTCGATAGTGGCGTCGGAGCCTTCTATCTGGTGACGGCGCTCATGACGCTCGCCTCCGCGGTGATCGTCCGCGCGTTCGTCATCGGCGATTACTCCATCCGCTACGTCGATCGCTACTCCGACGCGATTCAGCCGCTGTTCTACAAGCTGACGTCGTACTGGGGCGGCCTCGACGGGTCCATCATGTTCTGGGTCTTCCTGCTCTCGGTGTTCGGCGCGATCGCCGTCCACACCAACCGGGAGCGCCACCGCGAGCTGGTCCCGTACGTCATCGCGACTATCGCCGTGGTGCAGATGTTCTTCCTGAGCGTGATGATCCTGAACAACAACCCGTTCTCCACCTATCTGCTCCAGACGCCGGCGGACGGGCGCGGGCTCAACCCCCTGCTGCAGAACCCGTACATGGTGATCCATCCGCCGTCGCTCTACACGGGGCTGGTGGGGCTGACGATTCCGTTCGCGTTCGGGATGGCGGCCCTGATTACCGGCTACCTGGACGACTCGTGGCTCCGCGCCGTCCGCCGCTGGACGATGTTCTCCTGGTTCTTTCTCTCGCTCGGCCTGACTCTCGGGATGATCTGGGCCTACGAGGAACTGGGCTGGGGCGGCTGGTGGGGTTGGGATCCGGTGGAGAACGCGGGCGCGCTCCCGTGGTTCCCGGCCACCGCGTTCCTCCATTCGGTGATGGTTCAGGAGCGGCGCAGCATGCTCCGGGTGTGGAACATCTCGCTCGTCATCCTTGCCTTCGCGCTGACCCTGTTCGCGACTGCGCTGACGCGGACCGGCATCGTGCAGTCGGTCCATGCATTCGGCGAGGACCCGCAGCTCGCGATGATGTTCGCGCTCTTCATCGGCGCCGTGATGCTGATCGCCTTCGGCCTGGTCATCTACCGCCTGCCGTTGCTCCGCGCACGGAACGACCTCGAGTCGTGGGCGTCGCGCGAGGCGGCGTTCCTCGTGAACAACTGGATCCTGCTGTTCTCTGCCTTCTTCATCCTGTTCGCGACGATGTTCCCAACGCTGAGCGAGGCGGTGACAGGGCAGCGGATCACGGTCGGGCCCCCCTTCTTCAACAAGTGGATGATCCCGATCGGGCTGACGCTGCTGCTGCTGACCGGCATCGGGCCGCTTCTCGCCTGGCGGAAATCGACACTGGCGAACCTCCGCCAGCAGTTCCTCTGGCCGGTGGCGTTCTCGCTCACCGTCACCGCCGTGCTCGTCGCGCTCGGCTTCCGCGTCTGGGTTGCCGGGATCTGCTTTGCGCTCTGCGCCTTCGTGGCCGGCACGGTCGGGCAGGAGTTCGTACGGGGCGCCGTCGTTCGCCGCGGAGTGACCGGCAGCGACATGGTCACCGCCATGATCGGCCTCGTGATGCGGTCGCGCCGGCGTTACGGCGGCTACGTCGTCCATCTCGGCATCGTTCTCATGATGCTCGGCTTCGCCGGGTCCGGCTACCGGCAGAGCGAGCAGGTGCTCCTGAGTCCGGGCGAGTCGGTCGAGGTGGGCCGATTCAGCGTCCGGCACGATCGGCTGAGCGTCACCGACGACGGCGCGAAGGAGATGCACACCGCCCACGTCACCGTCTTCGAGGATGGCCAACAGGTGGCGCAGCTCTACCCGGCGCGCTGGTTCTACCGGAAGTACGAGGCCGAGCCGACCACCGAGGTGGCGATGCGGCGGACGATTGCCGAAGACGTCTACGTCGTGCTTGCCGCATACGACATGGGCGATCAGTCGGCCAGCTTCCAGGTGACGGTCAACCCGCTGGTCAACTGGATCTGGTTCGGCTTCGGCATCCTGGCCCTGGGCACGGGTATTGCCCTTCTGCCGGAGAGTCGTTTCGCGTTTCTCGCGGCTCGCGCCGGGCCGGATGCGCGCGCCCCCGGAT
Above is a window of Acidobacteriota bacterium DNA encoding:
- a CDS encoding YncE family protein, which translates into the protein MTLRSTRIALLLGLAAIGAVAAATPPDPPTRSYWVYVCAESEDEVALVRYGPEGAAVEKTIRVGSFPNEIEGPHGITVDPDGRHWYVSLAHGVPFGSVHKYETGTDDWVGDVTLGLYPATMDVSPATGLLWVVNFNLHGGMQPSSVSAVETETMAEVARIDSGVMPHGSRVSRDGTRHYSVNMMGAELVEMDALHFEVARRLPLGDGVQPTWVTRPTPDNVVYVTGNNVAKIFEVDLDAWTITRTFETGRGPYNLALTPDDATLVATYKTGDAVAFWDLASGVERARMTTSRTIPHGVVITPDGAYAFVTVEGVGSDPGTVEIYDVAAAERVAAVDIGKQAGGLAFWKMN
- a CDS encoding septum formation inhibitor Maf, whose amino-acid sequence is MLHGDHRSRVYHRAVRLVLASRSPRRSHLLREAGYDFDVIPADVDERRLPGESPRDYVLRLARAKAATVVSGALAEADGKAVVAADTIVVVDGDVLGKPADRRESAVMLGRLAGRTHEVLTGLAVIAGGQTVEAVETTCVSFVPLDPDRIAWYVATGEGDDKAGAYAAQGLGSRFVERIEGSYTNVVGLPVARLEALLHELAETVFHLRGSR
- a CDS encoding DUF721 domain-containing protein produces the protein MIHSRPMVPVQHQAARTLGVLLRRQPLTEAKLRFAWRAAVGDRIDRATTVRLSPGGTLTVRADEDGWGRAIRAARRLIAARLRDILGPGHVKRITVKTEGDAHAFRRHHQRRPAADRQVPRSA
- a CDS encoding acetyl-CoA C-acetyltransferase, with translation MHSAVITSAVRLPTGKFLGALSQLPATDLGARVIRESVRRAAIDPDVVDECIMGNVVSAGLGQAPARQAALDAGLPDHVGALTINKVCGSGLKAVMLAAQGIATGDIEVAVAGGMESMSNCPYVLPNARSGMRMGNGQVLDSMMHDGLWCAVENWSMGEAAEAVVERYGVTREDQDGFAAASHQKAAAAIRDCHFRDEILPVEIPQRKGDPIRLEYDEGVRPDSTAEALARLRPAFVKDGTVTAGNAPGVNDGAAAVVVMSEAKAEALGQTPMARIVGQAVSGRPAKWLLMTPVEAVQKLLAKVDWSLDDVDLIELNEAFSAQALAVIRELGADPAKVNVNGGAVALGHPIGASGARILTTLLYALRQRNLRRGVATLCLGGGNGVALAIERLN
- a CDS encoding PQQ-dependent sugar dehydrogenase — protein: MKVRRSVLLAASLVILFGAFGHAQEDAPIGVPVPPLGDGPWVIDTAEQHKIRVNLVARGLENPWAIAFMPDGAMLLTERSGRLRIVRDGELDPQSISGVPEVRTDGNGGLMDVAVHPDFADNGLVYLTYTKGHDDGRGSPALARGRLEGYELHDVRDLVVTEPFHTNSGLNGRVAFGRDGKVYMSTGGRIRSPAGDLLNAPQDPMSLRGKVLRLNDDGSAPDDNPFVNEPGHRPEIYTIGHRNTLGLMLHPETGDIWQHENGPNGGDELNVLLSGRNYGWPLMSFGRLYPGARVSPHPTRDGYESPIIVWLPAIAAAGMAVYTGDQFPAWKGNLFVGALQQGGIPGTGHLQRIVFNEHLEELRRESMLTELRQRVREVREGPDGLLYVLTDHDDDGTLLRIEPTS
- a CDS encoding cytochrome c maturation protein CcmE — translated: MPSTALKVVLTTGVLCAAFAGLLWTTMQEGAQFYLEVEEVLAEPAEWEGKPLQVHGYAANVMRRPDSLDWRFEITDSVENRTMTMNAVYSGIVPDTFDNHAEVVATGRLVGDTFHIDPDGIMAKCPSKYEEQPSVGEAAGGYVSGTGTAGAGN
- a CDS encoding heme lyase CcmF/NrfE family subunit, which codes for MATLGTYTLLAAFVACAYAAAAAVAGHRRRNARLLDSGVGAFYLVTALMTLASAVIVRAFVIGDYSIRYVDRYSDAIQPLFYKLTSYWGGLDGSIMFWVFLLSVFGAIAVHTNRERHRELVPYVIATIAVVQMFFLSVMILNNNPFSTYLLQTPADGRGLNPLLQNPYMVIHPPSLYTGLVGLTIPFAFGMAALITGYLDDSWLRAVRRWTMFSWFFLSLGLTLGMIWAYEELGWGGWWGWDPVENAGALPWFPATAFLHSVMVQERRSMLRVWNISLVILAFALTLFATALTRTGIVQSVHAFGEDPQLAMMFALFIGAVMLIAFGLVIYRLPLLRARNDLESWASREAAFLVNNWILLFSAFFILFATMFPTLSEAVTGQRITVGPPFFNKWMIPIGLTLLLLTGIGPLLAWRKSTLANLRQQFLWPVAFSLTVTAVLVALGFRVWVAGICFALCAFVAGTVGQEFVRGAVVRRGVTGSDMVTAMIGLVMRSRRRYGGYVVHLGIVLMMLGFAGSGYRQSEQVLLSPGESVEVGRFSVRHDRLSVTDDGAKEMHTAHVTVFEDGQQVAQLYPARWFYRKYEAEPTTEVAMRRTIAEDVYVVLAAYDMGDQSASFQVTVNPLVNWIWFGFGILALGTGIALLPESRFAFLAARAGPDARAPGSTATTTTASVVLIAALGLGALAAPAAAQTGAPPESYTATTDLEAELQRELVCLCGTCPRLALADCRCSSPPQYVDGPDGAPRLTAAGAEFMRAQLREQIEAGKDRRAILDWFIETYGSQEALGAPLDEGFNRAAWLFPYLVGVGCLIAVGAVAVRWSRRGNAAALETAGAPVAVDPELDARLDDELRNLD